A segment of the Catenuloplanes nepalensis genome:
CTGCTGCCCGGGGGTGAACGGCGGCTGCACCGGGAACTCCGGGTGCTGCGGCACGGGATATTGCTGCGGCACAGGATGTCGCTGCACCGGCGGGAAGTTCTGCGGCGCCTGGACGTCCTGCGGCGCCGGCTGGTGCTGGAACGTCATCGGGTGCTGCGGCGGCACGGTGTTCTGCGGCGGCGCGGTGTTCTGCGGGGGCACCGGGTAGTGCGGGACCGGCGGATACGGGTTCGGCTGCGGCGGGAAGTGCGGGACCGTGAACGGCTGCGGCGGCACCGGCTGCATCGCGAACGGTGCCACCGAGACCGGCCCGCCGTAGGCCGCGTGCGGCGGCCACGGCTGCGGACCCGGGCGCGGGCCGGCCGGGCGGCCCGGGTTGAACCAGCGGTTCGTCGGCGGCACCAGCAGCAGCACCATCACGGTGATCGCCAGGAAGACCGCGACCACGCCGAGCAGCGGCATGCCCACGTCGAACGCGACCGAGTTCCGCTCGGTCACCAGGTCGGCGAGCCGGTCGTAGAACGCGTTCTCGTGGTAGTAGCCGCCGTCGGTCGTGGGCGGCGCCTCCTCCAGGAACGGATCCTCCTCGAGCGGGTACTCCGCGAACGGGTCACTCGCGCCGTAACCGGTCGTCGAGAACGGGAGCGCGCTGACCAGGCCGCCGCTGCATGCGCCGAGGACGACCAGGCCGAGCGCGGCACCGAGCCCGGCCAGGTTCAGGATCCGGGTCACGTTGTTGCCGCGCGCGGTGAGCAGCGTGTTCGTGACCAGCCAGCCGGCCAGCAGCACGAGCAGCGCGATGGCCAGGCCGTTCATCGACCAGTTCCCGACGCGCTCCGCGTCCGCGTCGAACTGCGAGGCGCCGGGGGTGTCCGCCGCCTCGTCGATCAGCAGACCGTAGGTGACGCCCTCCCAGACCAGCAGCCCGACCATCGCCACCAGCAGGCCGGCCACCACGTACTGCAGGATCACGGCGACGGTCACGGTGGCGGGCCGGGGCCCGCGCGCGGCGGCCGGCGGCGTGGGCGTCACCGGCGGCGCGGGCGGCGTGGGCATGAGGATCGGCTGCTGCCGCAGCTGCGCCTCGACCGCCGGCCCGCAGCCGGGATCCACGGCACCGCCGGGCGCGCCCGAACCAGCACCGGCAGCAGCCGAACCGGCAACACCGGCAACACCGGCAACACCGGGACCAGCACCGCGAGCGTCGGCAGCGGCCGGACCAGCACCGGCAGCAGCCGGACCAGCAGCACCGGCAGTGTTGACGCCCTCGCCGGGAGCGGTGCCCGGCGCGACGGACACCGCCGGTGCGACGGACACCGATGCGGCGGCCGGCGACGCTACGGCCTCCGACGCGGCAGACTCCGGCGACGCTACGGCCTCCGACGCGGTGGCCTCCGGCGACGCGGCGGCCTCCGGCGATACGTCCGACACGGCGCCGGTCTGCCCGGCCTCAGCCGGCGCGGTCGCCGGACGAGCGTCGCCCGACGCCGACGGCGTCTGGGTGCGCTGTGGCGCGGCCGACTGCGTACCCGCGAGGGGTGTGGTGTGAACCGGTGCGGCCGGGGTCGTGACCGGCTCGGCCAGAACGGCGGGAGGGTATGCGGGCCGGCTCTGCGGAGCGGACACCGCAGCCGGCTCGGCGGCGGCCGGCGATGCGGCGGACGACGGCTCGGCGGGGTCGCCGGCGGCCGGGGACGGCCGCTCGGCGGGATCGGGGGTGGGTGATTGCACGCGCGCACGCTACCGAAATGATCACCACTGCGACACCCCGATTTCCGGGCCGCTGGTCAGAGCACGAACGCGTCCGTCCACAGCTGGCCCGAGCGGCCGGACAGCGCGTCCAGCATCGCCACCGCCTGGCTGTCGGTCAGCGACGCCACGAAGTCCACGATCGCGCGCCCGCGGGCCTGCGCCGCGCGGTGCGGCGTGGCCGGGGGAAGCTCCGCCTCGGCCAGCTCGACCAGGTCGTGCAGGCGGCGCGGCAGCCGGGTGGTCTCGTCCGGGTCGTCGATCCAGGCGAGCAGCGCCTCGACCAGCGTGCCGAGCAGCCGTGCCTGGCCGCGCTGGTGGAGTGCCAGGTCGGGCCGCTCCAGCACGAACCGGTGGTGCACGAACTTGAGCACCTGCACCTCGTGCCACTGCACCGGCGAGAGCAGCACGTGCCCGGACCGCATCGACGGCCTGTCGGTCACCGTGATCGCGTCGACCAGGCCGCGCGTCCACGTGTCGGAGAACCGGGAGACCGCGTGCTCCGCCTCGACCGAGCCGTCGAACGGCGCGGACAGCAGCCCGTCGACCAGCTCGCGGCGCACGTGCGCGACCGCGGTGGCGAACGCCTCGTCGTCGCTGACCCAGGAGTCCTTGCGGTGCAGCGTGCGCCGCAGCCGCTCGATCGACCGGCCGGGCCGGCGCGCGTTGAGCTCCAGCGCCGCGTCGGACTCGATCGCCAGCTCGCCCGCGTGCCGCTGCCACGCGGACAGCTCGGCCGCGACCTCGCCCTGCCGGAGCACGCCGACCCGGTAGAAGTCCTCGACGTCGTGGATCGCGTAGGCGATGTCGTCCGCGGTGTCCATGATGGACGCCTCCGCGGTCTGCTGCCAGTCCGCGATCCGCCCCTCGAACGGCGCGCGGGCCTGGCGCAGGTCGCGCACCTCGGTCCCGTAGGCGCCGAACTTCAGCGATCCGCTCTCCGGATCGGCCGCCGGGGCGGTCGCGCCGCGCGGCGCCGGGCTGAGCGTGGACGGGTGCGGCGACGGGTAGCCCCGGCGGGTCCACGGATATTTGAGCATCGCCGCGCGCACGGCCGCGGTCAGGTCCAGCCCGATGATCGTCTCGCCGCGCGCCTCACCGCGGATCTCCGTGCTGGTCACGATCCGGTACGACTGCGCGTTCCCCTCGAACCCGTCCGCGAGCCCGAGCCGCTCCCGCGCCAGCCGGTCCAGCACCCGCTCACCGAGATGCCCGAACGGCGGGTGCCCGAGGTCGTGCGCCAGCGACGCGGCCTCCACCACGTCCGGGTCGCAGCCGCCGAGCTTGTCCAGCAGGTCACGGTGCTCCGCGCGGGCCAGCAGCCGTTCCGCGATCGCGCGCCCGACCTGGGCGACCTTGAGACTGTGCGTCAGCCGGTTGTGCACCAGCAGCCCGGACCCGCCCGGGCTGATCACCTGGGTGACGCCGCCCAGCCGCGCGAAGAACGTCGACGACACGATCCGGTCCCGGTCCGCTCGGAACGGCGACGCGGCCAGGTCGCCGGGCGCCCGTCCGGCACCGGACAGTCGCTGCGCACGGGGATCCTCGACCTCAGCCATCCCGCCACGCTAACAGCCTGAAGATCATCTAATCGCCGACGGTACGGGGTCGCGCGCGGCACCGGGGTTGAAGGTGACCAGCGACGGAACTGACAGGGAGGCCGCCCGCGGCCGACCGGTGCCCGCGGGAGCACTGGGACCCAGCCACGCCGGAAGCGGGAATATGGGTCTGATGGGCTTCCTGCGACCCGCCGGGCGCAGCGGGGTGCCGGGACAAGTGTCGGTGGGTGCGGGCAGAATGGCGGCCGAGATGACATCAGAAGGTGGATCAAGCGTGACTACGTCTGTGGACCCTGCACTGCCCCCGGCCGAGGCTCAGCCCGAGGTGCTCGCGGCGGCCGAGCCGGTCGCGGTGACGCCGACCGCGACCACCGCGGCGTTCGTGGCGGCGAGCGCCGGCGCCATCAACCAGCGCATCGCCGAGGAGCTCGGCGTGCGGGAGCGGCAGGTGGCGGCCGCCGTCGACCTGCTGGACGGTGGGTCGACCGTGCCGTTCATCGCCCGCTACCGCAAGGAGGTGACCGGCACGCTCGACGACGCGCAGCTGCGCACGCTGGAGGAGCGGCTGCGTTACCTGCGCGACCTGGAGGAGCGGCGCGCCGCGATCCTGGAGTCGATCCACGGGCAGGGCAAGTTGACCGAGGAGCTGCAGGCCGCGATCCTGGCCGCCGACTCGAAGGCCCGGCTGGAGGACATCTACCTGCCGTTCAAGCCGAAGCGCCGGACCAAGGCGCAGATCGCCCGCGAGGCCGGCCTGGAGCCGCTCGCCGACCTGCTGATCGGCGACCCCGCGCACGACCCGCAGTCGAGCGCGGCCGGTTACGTCGACGAGGAGAAGGGCGTCGCCACGCCGCAGGCCGCGCTGGACGGTGCGCGCGCGATCCTGGTCGAGCGCTTCTCCGAGGACGCCGACCTGATCGGCACGCTGCGTGAGCAGGTGTGGAGCCGCGGCGTGCTCGGCTCGAAGGTGCGCGAGGGCAAGGAGGAGTCGGGGGCGAAGTTCAAGGACTACTTCGAGTTCTCCGAGCCGCTGACCAAGCTGCCGTCGCACCGCATCCTCGCCATGTTCCGCGGCGAGAAGGAAGAGGTCCTGGAGCTCTCCCTGTCGCCGGACGCGACCGAGGCCGAGGGCCCGACCACGTACGAGGCCGCGATCGCCGCCCGCTTCGGCATCGAGGACCAGGGCCGCCCGGCCGACCGCTGGCTCAAGGACACGGTCCGGTGGGCCTGGCGCACCCGCATCCTGGTGCACCTGGAGATCAACCTGCGGTCCCGGCTGTGGCAGGAGGCCGAGGAGGAGGCGGTCCGCGTCTTCGCGGCCAACCTGCGTGACCTGCTGCTGGCCGCGCCGGCCGGCACCCGCGTCACCATGGGCCTCGACCCGGGCCTGCGCACCGGCGTGAAGGTCGCGGTGGTGGACGCGACCGGCAAGGTCGTCGACACCGCCACGATCTACCCGCACGAGCCGCGCCGCAAGTGGGACGAGTCGATCGCCACGCTGGCCGCGCTGGCCACGAAGCACAACGTCGACCTGATCGCGATCGGCAACGGTACCGCGTCCCGCGAGACGGACAAGCTGGCCGGCGACCTGATCAAGGCGTTCCCCGCGCTCGGCATGACCAAGATCGTGGTGTCCGAGGCGGGCGCGTCCGTCTACTCCGCCTCGGCGTACGCGTCGGAGGAACTCCCCGGCCTGGACGTGTCGCTGCGCGGCGCGGTCTCCATCGCGCGCCGCCTCCAGGACCCGCTCGCCGAGCTGGTGAAGATCGACCCGCGCTCGATCGGCGTCGGGCAGTACCAGCACGACCTGTCCGAGGTGAAGCTGTCCCGCTCGCTCGACGCGGTCGTCGAGGACTGTGTGAACGGCGTCGGCGTGGACGTGAACACCGCGTCCGCCCCGCTGCTCACCCGGGTCTCCGGCATCGGCGCCGGCCTCGCGGAGAACATCGTGATGCACCGCGACGCGAACGGGCCGTTCCGGTCCCGCACCGCGCTCAAGGCGGTGCCGCGCCTCGGGCCGAAGGCGTTCGAGCAGTGCGCGGGCTTCCTGCGCATCCCCGCCGGCGACGACCCGCTGGACGCGTCCGGCGTGCACCCCGAGGCCTACCCGGTCGTCCGCCGGATCGTGGACGCGACCGGCGGCGACCTGAAGGCGCTGATCGGCAACGGCGGTGCGCTGCGGCGCCTCTCCCCCACGCAGTTCGTGGACGAGCAGTTCGGTCTGCCCACGGTCACCGACATCATCGCGGAGCTGGAGAAGCCGGGCCGTGACCCGCGACCGGCGTTCAAGACCGCGGCGTTCGCGGACGGTGTGGAGAAGCTCTCCGACCTGGTCCCGGGCATGAAGCTGGAAGGCGTGGTCACGAACGTGGCCGCGTTCGGCGCGTTCGTCGACATCGGCGTGCACCAGGACGGCCTGGTCCACGTGTCCGCGCTGTCCAAGACGTTCGTCAAGGACCCGCGCGAGGTGGTCAAGCCGGGCGACATCGTCACGGTCAAGGTGCTCGACGTCGACATCCCGCGCAAGCGCATCTCGCTGACGCTCCGCCTCGAGGACGACGCCGAGGGCGGCGCACCGCGCGGCGACCGGCCGCGGGGTGAGCGCGGCGGCCAGCGCGGCGAACGCGGCGGCGAGCGTGGCGAGCGCGGCCCGCGCGGCGACCGCGCCCAGAGCGGCAGCGGCCAGAGCAGCCAGGGCGGCGGCCAGGGCGGCGGCCAGGGCGGCGGCCAGGGCGGCGGCCAGGGCGGCGGTAACCGGGGCCAGGGCGCCGGCGGCCGCGGTCAGGGCAGCGGCGGTGGCGGTGGCCGTGGCGGCGAGCGCGGCGGCCAGGACCGGCGCGGCGGCGGCCGGGACAGCCGGTCCGGCGGCGGCCAGGGTGGCGGCGCCCAGCGCGGCGGGCGCCCCGACTTCGCCAACTCCGCCATGGCGGACGCGCTGAAGCGGGCCGGCCTCGACAAGGGCCTCTCCGCGGGCGGCGACTCGCGCGACTCCAAGCGTCGCTGACCCCGCACGGCGATACGGCCCGGAGCAGCGCGCTCCGGGCCGTACCCGTTGATGGATGTGGAACGGCTCCCGACGGACGGGACGGGCACGGAGTCCGTCAGGCGACGGCACCACGACCGTTACGATCGGTGGCAGCGAATCCGCGCGAGCGCAGGGGGTAGTTCGGGTGTCTGTGGTGGCGATTCCGGGATCGAAGTCGATCACCGCGCGAGCGCTGTTCCTGGCGGCCGCCGCAGAAGGCACCACGGTGCTCGGCCGCCCGCTGCTCTCCGACGACACGGAGGCGTTCGCGGACGGCCTGGTCGCGCTCGGCTACGCCGTGGAGCGCGGCGGCACGGACTGGCGCATCACCGGCCGCCCCGAAGGCCCCGCGGTCGACGACGCGGACGTCTACTGCCGCGACGCCGCCACCGCCGCCCGGTTCATGCCCGGCCTGGTCGCGGCCGGGCACGGCACGTTCCGGTTCGACGCCTCCGAGCAGATGCGCCGCCGCCCGGTCGCGCCGCTCACGGCCGCGCTCCGCGCGCTCGGCGTCGACGTCCGGCACACCGAGCGGGACGGTCACCTGCCGCTGACCGTGGCCGCGGACGGCATCAAGGGCGGCGACCTGGAGCTGGACGCGAGCCTGTCCTCACAGTTCCTGACCGCGATGCTGCTCGCCGGCCCGCTCACCCGCGAGGGCCTGAACGTCACGGTCACCGGCCTGGTCAGCGCGCCCTACGTGGAGATCACCCTGGCCATGATGCGCCGCTTCGGGG
Coding sequences within it:
- a CDS encoding deoxyguanosinetriphosphate triphosphohydrolase family protein is translated as MAEVEDPRAQRLSGAGRAPGDLAASPFRADRDRIVSSTFFARLGGVTQVISPGGSGLLVHNRLTHSLKVAQVGRAIAERLLARAEHRDLLDKLGGCDPDVVEAASLAHDLGHPPFGHLGERVLDRLARERLGLADGFEGNAQSYRIVTSTEIRGEARGETIIGLDLTAAVRAAMLKYPWTRRGYPSPHPSTLSPAPRGATAPAADPESGSLKFGAYGTEVRDLRQARAPFEGRIADWQQTAEASIMDTADDIAYAIHDVEDFYRVGVLRQGEVAAELSAWQRHAGELAIESDAALELNARRPGRSIERLRRTLHRKDSWVSDDEAFATAVAHVRRELVDGLLSAPFDGSVEAEHAVSRFSDTWTRGLVDAITVTDRPSMRSGHVLLSPVQWHEVQVLKFVHHRFVLERPDLALHQRGQARLLGTLVEALLAWIDDPDETTRLPRRLHDLVELAEAELPPATPHRAAQARGRAIVDFVASLTDSQAVAMLDALSGRSGQLWTDAFVL
- a CDS encoding Tex family protein — its product is MAASAGAINQRIAEELGVRERQVAAAVDLLDGGSTVPFIARYRKEVTGTLDDAQLRTLEERLRYLRDLEERRAAILESIHGQGKLTEELQAAILAADSKARLEDIYLPFKPKRRTKAQIAREAGLEPLADLLIGDPAHDPQSSAAGYVDEEKGVATPQAALDGARAILVERFSEDADLIGTLREQVWSRGVLGSKVREGKEESGAKFKDYFEFSEPLTKLPSHRILAMFRGEKEEVLELSLSPDATEAEGPTTYEAAIAARFGIEDQGRPADRWLKDTVRWAWRTRILVHLEINLRSRLWQEAEEEAVRVFAANLRDLLLAAPAGTRVTMGLDPGLRTGVKVAVVDATGKVVDTATIYPHEPRRKWDESIATLAALATKHNVDLIAIGNGTASRETDKLAGDLIKAFPALGMTKIVVSEAGASVYSASAYASEELPGLDVSLRGAVSIARRLQDPLAELVKIDPRSIGVGQYQHDLSEVKLSRSLDAVVEDCVNGVGVDVNTASAPLLTRVSGIGAGLAENIVMHRDANGPFRSRTALKAVPRLGPKAFEQCAGFLRIPAGDDPLDASGVHPEAYPVVRRIVDATGGDLKALIGNGGALRRLSPTQFVDEQFGLPTVTDIIAELEKPGRDPRPAFKTAAFADGVEKLSDLVPGMKLEGVVTNVAAFGAFVDIGVHQDGLVHVSALSKTFVKDPREVVKPGDIVTVKVLDVDIPRKRISLTLRLEDDAEGGAPRGDRPRGERGGQRGERGGERGERGPRGDRAQSGSGQSSQGGGQGGGQGGGQGGGQGGGNRGQGAGGRGQGSGGGGGRGGERGGQDRRGGGRDSRSGGGQGGGAQRGGRPDFANSAMADALKRAGLDKGLSAGGDSRDSKRR